A genomic window from Etheostoma spectabile isolate EspeVRDwgs_2016 chromosome 13, UIUC_Espe_1.0, whole genome shotgun sequence includes:
- the tiam1a gene encoding T-lymphoma invasion and metastasis-inducing protein 1 isoform X4 — MAAFRRSRNSRCSTESIYDMLQLSTEQVTAFCRSLHDMNPLECPMSSSSSSSLSSLPPSPVSGFPPTAGTATQRQLSHADKLRKVINELVETEKTYVKDLSCLIECYLTPLQKESFLTQDELDVLFGNLGEMVEFQVEFLRTLEDGIRLVPDLDRLERVDQFKKVLFSLGGSFLYYADRFKIYSAFCASHTKVPKVLAKAKTDPDFKAFLVERNPRQQHSSTLESYLIKPIQRVLKYPLLLKELYSLTDPDSEEHYHLDVAIKTMNKVASHINEMQKLHEEYGAVFDQLINEQTADKKEVADLSMGDLLLHSTVLWINPPASLVKNKKDPDLAAFVFKTAVVFVYKDSSKHRKKIGPSHRASVSDDKDPFRFRHMIATDSLQVRALANSEGTAVCEIVHTRSESEGRPERTFQLCCSSPDSKKDFLKAVHSILREKQRRQLLKTESLPSNQQYVPFGGKRLCALKGARPTMNRAASAPSQTLARRKLVRNRFTIDTDLVFHGKSTDSDAGHHSSPPSSSSLSKHALPQSQKPQGEDTDRWVEEQFDLGCYEDQGEGIDMGKVKETDILSDDDEYCKSVRAASAEPADLEGRMGGLDLQGREVRSHNLNGRVESESEIMLSRMQEEEVDQIKHGDDSGSVDSFTSCSVSLSRCVTPTLKRAPLKQCAVEGATNKDHDAIWVRRDDFANGCNSNVF; from the exons ATGGCAGCTTTTAGGAGGAGCAGGAACTCCAGATGCTCGACCGAATCCATCTATGATATGTTACAGCTG AGCACAGAGCAGGTGACTGCTTTTTGCCGCAGTCTCCATGACATGAATCCCCTGGAGTGCCCTATGTCATCCTCCTCATCGTCTTCCTTGTCGTCCCTACCCCCAAGCCCTGTGTCAGGTTTTCCGCCCACAGCAGGCACTGCCACCCAGAGACAGCTCTCCCATGCAGACAAACTCCGCAAGGTCATCAATGAGCTGGTGGAGACGGAGAAGACTTATGTCAAA GACCTGAGCTGTCTAATAGAATGCTACTTGACACCTTTGCAGAAAGAGAGCTTCCTTACACAGGATGAG ctggATGTTTTGTTCGGTAACCTCGGGGAGATGGTGGAGTTCCAGGTGGAGTTTCTCCGGACGCTGGAAGATGGAATCAGACTGGTGCCAGATCTGGACAGACTGGAAAGGGTTGATCAGTTTAAG AAAGTACTGTTCTCTTTGGGTGGTTCCTTCCTGTACTATGCCGATCGCTTCAAGATCTACAGCGCCTTCTGCGCCAGCCACACCAAGGTCCCAAAGGTCCTGGCTAAAG CAAAGACTGACCCAGATTTCAAGGCTTTCCTGGTTGAGAGAAACCCCAGACAGCAACATTCCTCCACTCTGGAGTCTTACCTGATCAAACCCATCCAGAGGGTCCTAAAGTATCCACTTTTACTCAAGGAGCTCTACTCTCTTACTGACCCTGACAGTGAGGAACACTACCATCTGGATG TTGCAATAAAGACCATGAACAAAGTTGCAAGTCACATCAATGAGATGCAAAAGCTTCATGAGGAGTACGGCGCTGTTTTCGACCAGCTCATCAACGAACAGACAGCAGATAAAAAAGAG GTGGCTGACCTCTCCATGGGGGATCTTTTGCTACATTCGACCGTGCTGTGGATCAACCCTCCAGCCTCTTTGGTCAAGAACAAAAAGGACCCTGATTTGGCTGCTTTTG TGTTTAAAACAGCGGTTGTATTTGTGTACAAAGACAGCTCCAAGCACAGAAAGAAAATC GGTCCATCCCACCGTGCGTCTGTGAGTGATGACAAAGATCCTTTCCGTTTCCGTCACATGATTGCAACGGACTCTCTGCAAGTCCGTGCCCTTGCAA ACTCTGAGGGTACAGCGGTGTGCGAGATTGTTCACACAAGATCTGAATCCGAAGGACGACCAGAGAGAACCTTCCAGTTGTGCTGCAG TTCTCCAGATAGTAAGAAGGACTTCCTGAAAGCAGTCCACTCTATCCTAAGGGAAAAACAGCGGCGGCAGCTCCTTAAGACGGAGTCTCTGCCATCCAACCAGCAGTACGTCCCGTTTGGGGGCAAACGTCTGTGTGCCCTCAAAGGGGCGCGGCCCACCATGAACAGAGCAG CATCAGCTCCATCCCAAACGCTGGCCCGCAGGAAGCTGGTGAGGAACCGCTTCACCATCGACACCGACCTGGTTTTCCATGGCAAGAGCACCGATTCAGACGCCGGCCACCACTCTTCACCCCCTTCCTCCTCGTCACTGTCCAAGCATGCCCTTCCTCAATCCCAGAAACCTCAAGGAGAGGACACAGACCGTTGGGTGGAGGAGCAGTTTGACCTGGGTTGCTACGAAGACCAGGGTGAGGGCATCGACATGGGGAAGGTGAAGGAGACTGATATTTTGAGCGATGACGACGAATACTGCAAGTCTGTCCGAGCCGCGTCGGCAGAACCAGCCGACCTGGAGGGGAGGATGGGGGGACTTGACCTACAGGGCAGAGAGGTGAGGAGCCACAACCTGAACGGACGAGTGGAGTCTGAAAGTGAGATCATGCTGAGTAGGATGCAGGAGGAGGAAGTTGATCAAATAAAGCATGGTGATGATTCAGGCTCGGTTGACTCTTTTACCTCTTGCAGTGTCTCTCTGTCCCGCTGTGTGACCCCGACTCTAAAGCGCGCCCCCTTAAAGCAGTGTGCTGTGGAGGGTGCCACAAACAAGGACCACGATGCCATTTGGGTGCGGCGGGACGACTTTGCTAACGGGTGCAACAGTAATGTCTTCTGA
- the tiam1a gene encoding T-lymphoma invasion and metastasis-inducing protein 1 isoform X3, with amino-acid sequence MWICVISDYTGSHCSADWCEGRFMLASTLPSHAVLMCSEAGLGCSTFCEGVKIASAGLTQEKSTEQVTAFCRSLHDMNPLECPMSSSSSSSLSSLPPSPVSGFPPTAGTATQRQLSHADKLRKVINELVETEKTYVKDLSCLIECYLTPLQKESFLTQDELDVLFGNLGEMVEFQVEFLRTLEDGIRLVPDLDRLERVDQFKKVLFSLGGSFLYYADRFKIYSAFCASHTKVPKVLAKAKTDPDFKAFLVERNPRQQHSSTLESYLIKPIQRVLKYPLLLKELYSLTDPDSEEHYHLDVAIKTMNKVASHINEMQKLHEEYGAVFDQLINEQTADKKEVADLSMGDLLLHSTVLWINPPASLVKNKKDPDLAAFVFKTAVVFVYKDSSKHRKKIGPSHRASVSDDKDPFRFRHMIATDSLQVRALANSEGTAVCEIVHTRSESEGRPERTFQLCCSSPDSKKDFLKAVHSILREKQRRQLLKTESLPSNQQYVPFGGKRLCALKGARPTMNRAASAPSQTLARRKLVRNRFTIDTDLVFHGKSTDSDAGHHSSPPSSSSLSKHALPQSQKPQGEDTDRWVEEQFDLGCYEDQGEGIDMGKVKETDILSDDDEYCKSVRAASAEPADLEGRMGGLDLQGREVRSHNLNGRVESESEIMLSRMQEEEVDQIKHGDDSGSVDSFTSCSVSLSRCVTPTLKRAPLKQCAVEGATNKDHDAIWVRRDDFANGCNSNVF; translated from the exons ATGTGGATATGTGTAATCTCTGATTATACTGGCTCTCACTGTTCAGCTGACTGGTGTGAGGGCAGGTTCATGCTTGCCTCCACGCTCCCCTCTCATGCTGTACTTATGTGTTCTGAGGCCGGTCTGGGATGTAGTACATTTTGTGAAGGCGTAAAGATTGCAAGTGCTGGACTGACTCAAGAAAAG AGCACAGAGCAGGTGACTGCTTTTTGCCGCAGTCTCCATGACATGAATCCCCTGGAGTGCCCTATGTCATCCTCCTCATCGTCTTCCTTGTCGTCCCTACCCCCAAGCCCTGTGTCAGGTTTTCCGCCCACAGCAGGCACTGCCACCCAGAGACAGCTCTCCCATGCAGACAAACTCCGCAAGGTCATCAATGAGCTGGTGGAGACGGAGAAGACTTATGTCAAA GACCTGAGCTGTCTAATAGAATGCTACTTGACACCTTTGCAGAAAGAGAGCTTCCTTACACAGGATGAG ctggATGTTTTGTTCGGTAACCTCGGGGAGATGGTGGAGTTCCAGGTGGAGTTTCTCCGGACGCTGGAAGATGGAATCAGACTGGTGCCAGATCTGGACAGACTGGAAAGGGTTGATCAGTTTAAG AAAGTACTGTTCTCTTTGGGTGGTTCCTTCCTGTACTATGCCGATCGCTTCAAGATCTACAGCGCCTTCTGCGCCAGCCACACCAAGGTCCCAAAGGTCCTGGCTAAAG CAAAGACTGACCCAGATTTCAAGGCTTTCCTGGTTGAGAGAAACCCCAGACAGCAACATTCCTCCACTCTGGAGTCTTACCTGATCAAACCCATCCAGAGGGTCCTAAAGTATCCACTTTTACTCAAGGAGCTCTACTCTCTTACTGACCCTGACAGTGAGGAACACTACCATCTGGATG TTGCAATAAAGACCATGAACAAAGTTGCAAGTCACATCAATGAGATGCAAAAGCTTCATGAGGAGTACGGCGCTGTTTTCGACCAGCTCATCAACGAACAGACAGCAGATAAAAAAGAG GTGGCTGACCTCTCCATGGGGGATCTTTTGCTACATTCGACCGTGCTGTGGATCAACCCTCCAGCCTCTTTGGTCAAGAACAAAAAGGACCCTGATTTGGCTGCTTTTG TGTTTAAAACAGCGGTTGTATTTGTGTACAAAGACAGCTCCAAGCACAGAAAGAAAATC GGTCCATCCCACCGTGCGTCTGTGAGTGATGACAAAGATCCTTTCCGTTTCCGTCACATGATTGCAACGGACTCTCTGCAAGTCCGTGCCCTTGCAA ACTCTGAGGGTACAGCGGTGTGCGAGATTGTTCACACAAGATCTGAATCCGAAGGACGACCAGAGAGAACCTTCCAGTTGTGCTGCAG TTCTCCAGATAGTAAGAAGGACTTCCTGAAAGCAGTCCACTCTATCCTAAGGGAAAAACAGCGGCGGCAGCTCCTTAAGACGGAGTCTCTGCCATCCAACCAGCAGTACGTCCCGTTTGGGGGCAAACGTCTGTGTGCCCTCAAAGGGGCGCGGCCCACCATGAACAGAGCAG CATCAGCTCCATCCCAAACGCTGGCCCGCAGGAAGCTGGTGAGGAACCGCTTCACCATCGACACCGACCTGGTTTTCCATGGCAAGAGCACCGATTCAGACGCCGGCCACCACTCTTCACCCCCTTCCTCCTCGTCACTGTCCAAGCATGCCCTTCCTCAATCCCAGAAACCTCAAGGAGAGGACACAGACCGTTGGGTGGAGGAGCAGTTTGACCTGGGTTGCTACGAAGACCAGGGTGAGGGCATCGACATGGGGAAGGTGAAGGAGACTGATATTTTGAGCGATGACGACGAATACTGCAAGTCTGTCCGAGCCGCGTCGGCAGAACCAGCCGACCTGGAGGGGAGGATGGGGGGACTTGACCTACAGGGCAGAGAGGTGAGGAGCCACAACCTGAACGGACGAGTGGAGTCTGAAAGTGAGATCATGCTGAGTAGGATGCAGGAGGAGGAAGTTGATCAAATAAAGCATGGTGATGATTCAGGCTCGGTTGACTCTTTTACCTCTTGCAGTGTCTCTCTGTCCCGCTGTGTGACCCCGACTCTAAAGCGCGCCCCCTTAAAGCAGTGTGCTGTGGAGGGTGCCACAAACAAGGACCACGATGCCATTTGGGTGCGGCGGGACGACTTTGCTAACGGGTGCAACAGTAATGTCTTCTGA